One stretch of Corynebacterium auriscanis DNA includes these proteins:
- a CDS encoding amidohydrolase family protein, whose amino-acid sequence MSHMHAIDTHAHVYPTEYLDKLEAMGVDPATTAIARGMNADSSEKDLTRRLEWMDKAGVETQILAVTPQSPSGDSPQASLDAAQWVNDEYARIVEEYPGRFHAYGALPLPHVDQSVREAIRVLEELKFVGISVPTITQGKVFLDDPRFDPVWAALNERGAVVNVHPTGGGACSPMLASQKLEWVNGAPVEDATATLQLLKADVPRRFPNITFHIAHLGGDLPFLSQRIEDNYTDWDAFSASPNAQLRQMFFDAANFHEPSLRLAAETFGAEQIMAGSDHPYFQDEHYVRAFDYVRSAKLPQHEIEAILRGNAQKLLGI is encoded by the coding sequence ATGTCTCACATGCATGCTATTGATACACACGCTCACGTGTACCCAACTGAGTATCTAGACAAGCTCGAAGCTATGGGTGTGGATCCCGCGACCACGGCCATAGCCCGCGGTATGAACGCCGATTCCAGCGAGAAGGACCTCACGCGTCGCCTGGAATGGATGGATAAGGCGGGAGTTGAAACGCAGATCCTAGCAGTTACCCCGCAATCGCCTTCAGGTGACAGCCCCCAAGCCTCGCTGGACGCTGCGCAGTGGGTTAACGATGAGTACGCTCGCATCGTTGAGGAATATCCTGGCCGTTTCCACGCTTACGGTGCACTGCCCTTGCCACATGTGGATCAGTCGGTGCGCGAGGCGATTCGTGTGCTCGAAGAGCTCAAGTTTGTGGGTATTTCGGTGCCGACGATAACGCAAGGCAAAGTTTTCCTAGATGATCCTCGGTTTGACCCGGTGTGGGCAGCGCTCAATGAGCGTGGCGCAGTGGTCAACGTCCACCCCACCGGAGGAGGGGCGTGCTCACCCATGTTGGCGTCGCAAAAATTGGAATGGGTAAACGGGGCCCCGGTTGAAGATGCGACGGCGACCTTGCAGCTGCTGAAGGCTGATGTACCCCGTCGCTTCCCGAACATTACGTTCCACATCGCGCACCTCGGTGGCGATTTGCCCTTCCTTTCGCAGCGCATAGAAGACAATTACACGGATTGGGATGCTTTTAGTGCCTCGCCCAATGCACAGCTCCGGCAGATGTTTTTCGACGCCGCAAATTTCCACGAACCGTCGTTGCGACTCGCGGCCGAGACATTCGGTGCCGAACAGATCATGGCGGGTTCTGATCACCCTTACTTCCAGGATGAGCACTACGTGCGGGCCTTTGATTATGTGCGGAGCGCCAAGTTGCCTCAGCATGAGATTGAAGCGATCCTGCGTGGGAATGCACAGAAATTGCTGGGGATTTAA
- a CDS encoding SpaH/EbpB family LPXTG-anchored major pilin produces MHVRTGARQQRVRNHGQPTMTGTASALRSGRAFVLALLGVIMLLGLTVTVMAGGGVARAQDDGGAKNSAAGQYSLTVHKFDGDPAWQTMGPTAAEPEPLAGITFQINKLEGLDVNDQAELGNLVQRDPRLLTEQSTYPLGPEQTAVTAADGKARFSDLTRGVYLVREKPSRVGNTNYSVIAPFLVAVPDAAGNSDVVVRAKNQPIVATKNIVSGVPGTPEANRIAKEQKNGIVRYRLETTLPAPDVRGKLYQLIMADPLDRNLEFKGVTDGLIVNAEKAIQLREGEDFRVELQGAPQAEGYGYADKTVKIILTENGLIKAADMRNGHPETRVAFDIQTALKANTPEGTRIKNVALSFPDGHPYWPPLLPGSSESLVESNEVEFVVGPSASVPADPEGQLPVNPGKWPDWIFSPIYPLPPGGHNHPVPGSRPQCPNCVPGSTTAPAGSHGGPTQGIHPGEVPSRGGLPGLIDRLPMTGANILGLLGAGFALVLVGFFVVVGRRRRKDNSDAHMHPASTPTRRREVSGNE; encoded by the coding sequence ATGCACGTACGAACGGGCGCCCGCCAGCAGCGGGTACGCAACCACGGCCAACCCACGATGACGGGAACGGCCTCGGCTTTGAGGTCGGGGCGCGCTTTCGTGCTTGCATTGCTCGGTGTCATAATGCTGCTGGGATTGACAGTCACGGTGATGGCCGGTGGAGGGGTCGCGCGCGCCCAAGACGACGGTGGTGCTAAGAACTCGGCTGCAGGCCAGTACAGCCTCACCGTCCACAAGTTTGACGGCGACCCGGCATGGCAAACCATGGGCCCTACTGCTGCTGAACCCGAACCATTGGCTGGCATAACATTCCAGATCAACAAACTGGAGGGCCTGGATGTTAACGATCAGGCAGAGCTGGGAAATCTGGTGCAACGCGATCCTCGGTTGCTGACCGAACAGTCGACGTATCCGCTGGGACCTGAACAGACAGCGGTGACCGCAGCAGATGGCAAGGCGCGTTTTTCTGACCTCACGCGCGGGGTATACCTCGTTCGTGAAAAGCCCAGCCGGGTGGGCAACACTAATTACTCGGTGATCGCGCCTTTCCTCGTGGCCGTTCCAGATGCAGCGGGTAACTCCGACGTGGTAGTTCGTGCAAAAAATCAGCCAATCGTGGCCACGAAAAACATCGTCAGTGGTGTGCCCGGAACCCCAGAGGCAAACCGTATTGCCAAGGAACAAAAGAACGGCATCGTGCGCTATCGCCTCGAAACAACACTTCCGGCTCCGGACGTGCGGGGCAAGCTGTACCAGCTGATTATGGCAGATCCACTGGACCGGAACCTAGAGTTCAAAGGTGTCACCGACGGCTTGATTGTCAACGCAGAAAAGGCAATCCAGTTGCGGGAGGGCGAGGATTTTCGCGTGGAATTACAGGGTGCGCCCCAAGCAGAGGGCTACGGTTATGCAGATAAAACCGTGAAAATCATCCTTACAGAAAATGGGCTAATTAAGGCCGCCGACATGCGCAATGGGCATCCCGAAACGCGCGTAGCTTTCGATATCCAAACGGCCCTAAAAGCCAATACGCCCGAAGGTACCCGAATTAAAAACGTTGCCCTTTCTTTCCCCGACGGTCACCCGTATTGGCCGCCTCTGCTGCCTGGGTCATCCGAATCACTCGTGGAATCGAACGAAGTTGAATTCGTGGTTGGCCCCTCCGCCTCGGTGCCAGCCGACCCAGAGGGCCAATTGCCCGTCAATCCTGGCAAGTGGCCAGACTGGATTTTCTCGCCCATCTACCCGCTGCCACCGGGTGGACACAATCATCCTGTCCCTGGAAGCCGGCCCCAATGTCCCAATTGCGTTCCAGGGTCCACTACCGCGCCGGCCGGTTCACACGGTGGACCTACCCAGGGAATTCACCCCGGAGAGGTTCCGTCCCGCGGTGGCCTTCCGGGTTTGATCGATAGGTTGCCCATGACGGGTGCGAACATCTTAGGGCTGCTTGGCGCTGGCTTCGCATTAGTGCTGGTGGGCTTCTTCGTCGTGGTTGGCCGTAGGCGTCGAAAAGATAATTCCGACGCCCACATGCACCCCGCCTCAACGCCGACTAGGCGCCGGGAGGTGAGCGGTAATGAATAG
- a CDS encoding Lrp/AsnC family transcriptional regulator codes for MQTSNERSFPQLDSLDLKLIAIAKRFPGENFSAWAAHLDVSSHTVARHYERLHRHGVLRIIGRTLPSFGGRMSWLIRMQNPSPYLRTVAADFSSLDFTRWVRLSTDRRELICGLVASERGLDQLLTAAHKKLPDSTISAHHLMKVWGQPGAVPYTSAQLDKMDKDILAQLEVDGRVSNASLSRRLGADPTTISRRRKRLEDTNVLYYEADIDTRVYGDGNDANLWITMRPGKIDELGAYLKLRPEVSFVAATSGASQMVVHVALHAEGPHSPAKTVATEEGKTPETGGVGEDKVFSSMNLMEFVDGLTGWGIDHVEVVPMGTTMKRHQR; via the coding sequence ATGCAAACTTCAAACGAACGCAGTTTTCCCCAACTCGACTCCCTTGATCTGAAGCTCATTGCCATCGCCAAGCGCTTTCCGGGGGAGAATTTCTCGGCTTGGGCCGCGCACCTCGATGTGTCCTCCCACACGGTGGCACGTCACTACGAGCGGCTGCACCGCCACGGTGTGCTGCGCATCATTGGACGCACCCTTCCCAGCTTTGGGGGGCGCATGTCTTGGTTGATTCGCATGCAGAACCCCTCCCCTTACCTACGAACGGTCGCCGCAGACTTTTCCTCATTGGACTTCACGCGCTGGGTGCGCCTATCCACAGACCGCCGAGAACTCATCTGCGGCCTAGTTGCCAGCGAGAGGGGCTTAGATCAGTTGCTTACCGCCGCGCACAAGAAGCTCCCCGATTCCACCATCTCTGCCCACCACTTGATGAAGGTATGGGGCCAACCCGGAGCGGTACCCTATACGTCAGCCCAGTTGGACAAGATGGACAAGGACATCTTGGCTCAATTGGAAGTTGATGGCCGGGTGTCGAATGCCTCTTTATCTCGACGCCTAGGCGCTGATCCAACCACGATCTCCCGAAGGCGCAAACGTTTGGAGGACACGAACGTCCTGTACTACGAAGCAGATATCGACACGCGTGTGTATGGCGATGGAAACGATGCCAACCTGTGGATCACCATGCGCCCGGGGAAAATTGATGAACTCGGGGCCTACCTGAAATTGAGGCCCGAGGTAAGTTTTGTTGCTGCGACCAGTGGGGCGTCGCAAATGGTTGTCCATGTGGCGCTGCATGCAGAAGGACCCCACAGCCCAGCTAAAACCGTGGCCACCGAGGAGGGAAAAACTCCGGAGACGGGGGGCGTTGGTGAGGACAAGGTTTTTAGTTCGATGAACTTGATGGAGTTCGTCGATGGGCTAACGGGCTGGGGAATTGACCATGTGGAGGTGGTTCCGATGGGAACGACAATGAAGCGGCATCAGCGCTGA
- a CDS encoding MFS transporter — MSQTEKTSPSTSTVPVHHTTDKPGMLIAVAAFSCLVVTLLQSLVVPAVPRFPKLLGTSPLTVSWLVTATLLVGAAATPIIGRLSDIVPRRPLMVVTMGLVFAGSVIAPLGGITTMIIGRALQGLGTALVPVAMAQMRHSLPGDRIPGALALLSATLGIGGGIGIPLGGVLLSGFGWKSMFVVAAILSGISVLLIWKVMPNDRVTQRQSFDYVGALLLIVALSSLLTVLSQGGAWGWGSAMTLGLLAVGIVVTIAWGVYELRIDSPLVDLGTASDRPILLTNAASILMGILMFTNLLLTTLELQNPVVENGFGWSASAAGLAMLPSAAIMLVVAPLSARLSAVMGPRLLLVLGAVITGLGYLMRVGIHIHPAWTILAATVLSMGIGIGYAAMPMMIVEYAPRAEIGSANAVNALMRAIGMAVSSALVSAVTAAMITTVNGVNTPSRTALLTLGIMGIAMAVVAAVLAWFARHPRPSVAVAESNTQPTRAE; from the coding sequence GTGTCACAAACCGAAAAGACATCGCCCTCCACGTCAACGGTTCCCGTCCACCATACGACGGACAAACCTGGCATGTTGATTGCCGTGGCAGCATTTTCTTGCCTTGTTGTCACGCTGCTGCAGTCATTGGTCGTCCCGGCCGTGCCGCGATTCCCCAAGTTGCTAGGAACGAGCCCACTGACAGTATCGTGGCTGGTCACCGCTACTTTGCTTGTGGGTGCCGCTGCCACCCCGATTATTGGACGGCTTTCGGACATCGTTCCTCGTCGCCCGCTAATGGTCGTCACGATGGGACTCGTGTTTGCTGGTTCCGTGATTGCCCCTCTGGGCGGCATCACCACTATGATCATCGGTCGTGCATTGCAGGGGCTTGGAACCGCCCTGGTGCCGGTAGCAATGGCGCAAATGCGCCACAGCTTGCCCGGTGACCGAATTCCTGGTGCTTTAGCGCTTCTCAGTGCAACCCTGGGCATCGGCGGCGGCATCGGTATTCCACTGGGTGGAGTGCTGCTCTCCGGCTTCGGGTGGAAATCCATGTTCGTGGTCGCTGCCATCCTGTCTGGTATTTCAGTGTTGCTGATCTGGAAGGTAATGCCCAACGATCGCGTCACCCAAAGGCAGTCCTTCGATTACGTTGGTGCGCTGTTGCTTATCGTCGCGCTGTCGTCGCTTCTCACCGTTCTGTCCCAAGGCGGGGCGTGGGGATGGGGGAGTGCGATGACCCTCGGGCTCCTGGCGGTCGGCATTGTGGTGACGATCGCGTGGGGCGTGTACGAGCTGCGGATCGATTCTCCACTGGTAGATCTCGGAACTGCCTCGGATCGTCCGATTCTGCTGACCAATGCAGCTTCGATCCTCATGGGTATCCTGATGTTCACTAACCTGCTTCTCACCACCCTCGAGCTGCAAAACCCCGTGGTGGAAAACGGCTTCGGCTGGAGCGCGAGCGCGGCGGGACTAGCGATGCTGCCGAGTGCTGCAATCATGTTGGTGGTGGCACCACTCAGTGCCCGGCTTTCCGCCGTCATGGGCCCGCGCCTGCTGCTGGTACTGGGCGCGGTCATCACAGGCCTTGGGTACCTCATGCGGGTAGGAATCCACATTCACCCGGCGTGGACAATCCTCGCCGCCACCGTGTTGTCCATGGGGATCGGAATTGGTTACGCAGCGATGCCCATGATGATCGTGGAATACGCGCCACGGGCGGAAATCGGTTCTGCTAACGCCGTCAATGCCCTGATGCGCGCCATCGGAATGGCCGTTTCCTCCGCTCTGGTTTCGGCAGTCACTGCAGCCATGATCACCACGGTCAATGGTGTGAACACCCCGAGCCGAACTGCGCTGCTTACTCTAGGAATCATGGGTATCGCCATGGCGGTCGTAGCCGCAGTCTTGGCGTGGTTTGCCCGTCACCCGCGCCCCAGCGTTGCGGTTGCCGAATCCAATACACAGCCCACCCGGGCAGAATAA
- a CDS encoding zinc-dependent alcohol dehydrogenase family protein: MKAMVYRGPGKPSWEDVPEPELQHPTDVIGKMLTTTICGTDLHILKGDVPAVEDGRILGHEGIAEITEVGEAVTELKVGDKVIVSAVTSCGKCSNCRKHLQSHCLADEGASGIGWIFGHLIDGTQAEYVRIPFAESSVQKLPEGVSPEDATMISDILPTGHELGILNGKVKAGDVVVVIGAGPVGLAAITASQLYGPSRVIAVDLDPNRIEQAKKFGATDGVLSSDDDWKQQVMGMTDGLGVDVAIEAVGIPATWNMCLEVVRAGGHIANVGVHGTAVELPLQDLWIENLTITTGLVNTDSAPMLTKLLAQRRIDVSGFISHRFTFDEFEEAYEVFTNAAETKALKVIINS; this comes from the coding sequence ATGAAGGCAATGGTCTACCGTGGCCCAGGGAAGCCCAGTTGGGAAGACGTTCCGGAGCCAGAGCTGCAGCACCCCACCGACGTCATTGGAAAAATGCTCACCACCACCATCTGTGGAACTGATCTTCATATCCTCAAGGGGGATGTCCCAGCGGTCGAGGATGGCAGAATCCTCGGGCACGAGGGAATTGCGGAAATCACCGAGGTTGGTGAAGCAGTCACTGAACTGAAAGTCGGCGACAAAGTTATTGTTTCGGCTGTTACGTCGTGTGGAAAGTGCTCAAACTGCCGCAAGCATCTACAGAGCCACTGCCTTGCTGACGAGGGAGCTTCCGGAATTGGCTGGATTTTCGGGCACCTGATCGATGGAACCCAAGCTGAATATGTCCGCATTCCATTCGCGGAAAGCTCGGTTCAAAAGCTTCCTGAGGGCGTTTCCCCAGAGGACGCAACGATGATCAGCGACATTTTGCCGACCGGGCACGAACTCGGGATCCTCAACGGCAAGGTGAAGGCCGGAGATGTGGTAGTAGTCATCGGCGCTGGCCCAGTTGGTCTAGCCGCTATTACGGCGTCTCAACTCTATGGTCCAAGCCGCGTCATCGCAGTAGATCTGGATCCCAACCGTATTGAGCAAGCGAAGAAGTTCGGGGCTACTGACGGGGTGCTCTCTTCTGATGATGATTGGAAGCAGCAGGTCATGGGCATGACCGACGGTCTCGGCGTGGATGTCGCTATCGAGGCTGTGGGAATCCCCGCAACGTGGAATATGTGTCTCGAAGTTGTTCGGGCAGGCGGCCACATTGCCAACGTCGGTGTACATGGGACAGCGGTCGAGTTGCCGCTGCAAGATCTGTGGATTGAAAATCTCACCATCACCACTGGGCTAGTCAATACCGATTCTGCCCCGATGCTGACTAAGCTGCTTGCTCAGCGCAGGATTGACGTCTCTGGTTTCATTAGCCACCGATTCACGTTTGATGAATTCGAGGAGGCATACGAAGTATTCACCAATGCCGCAGAAACTAAGGCGCTGAAAGTCATCATCAATTCCTAA
- a CDS encoding class C sortase, with amino-acid sequence MSARHQRRATQRGTAGSRRSVVYIVLGILVLLAPVILTHYKNVEQNRIAQGYSRDVQALTPEQRSQALESARQYNRELPPFGAPDPWVNGVDVNSPGYKKYLRQLNVNTIMARLQAPTVGMDLPVYHGTSQNTLSHGIGHLYGTDLPVGGKGTHSVLTGHTGLATLTMFDNLTHMKKDDIFVIEVMGEKLAYKVDQIHTVLPSEINQIRPEEGKDYVTLVTCTPYGVNSHRLLVRGERTKLPPGPIEQEYHSPWQPWMIAALVISLAALLYLLWWLWRRRRKKNEDQAPQAQGQAGTKVQKVKQ; translated from the coding sequence ATGAGTGCACGTCACCAGCGCCGCGCAACTCAACGCGGTACGGCGGGCAGTCGTCGCTCCGTGGTCTACATCGTGTTGGGCATTCTGGTGCTTCTCGCACCCGTGATTCTGACCCACTACAAAAACGTGGAGCAAAACCGCATCGCCCAAGGCTACAGCCGCGATGTGCAAGCCCTCACGCCCGAACAACGCAGCCAAGCGCTAGAATCCGCCCGGCAATACAACCGGGAGCTGCCACCCTTCGGCGCACCCGATCCATGGGTCAACGGTGTTGATGTGAATTCGCCCGGATACAAAAAGTACCTCCGGCAACTCAACGTCAACACCATCATGGCCCGGCTCCAAGCCCCTACCGTGGGCATGGACTTGCCGGTGTACCACGGCACTTCGCAAAACACGTTGTCACACGGCATTGGGCACTTGTACGGAACTGATCTGCCCGTGGGTGGGAAGGGGACGCACAGCGTGCTCACTGGCCACACCGGTCTGGCCACCCTCACCATGTTCGACAACCTCACCCACATGAAGAAAGATGACATTTTCGTCATCGAAGTCATGGGGGAGAAGCTAGCTTACAAGGTAGACCAAATCCACACGGTACTGCCTTCAGAAATCAATCAAATCCGCCCTGAAGAGGGCAAAGACTACGTCACCTTGGTCACCTGTACGCCCTATGGTGTGAATTCCCACCGATTACTGGTTCGGGGAGAGCGCACCAAGCTCCCACCCGGGCCAATCGAGCAGGAGTATCACAGCCCGTGGCAACCATGGATGATTGCGGCCCTCGTGATCAGCCTTGCAGCCTTGCTGTATCTGCTGTGGTGGCTGTGGCGTAGGCGTCGAAAAAAGAATGAAGACCAGGCACCTCAGGCGCAAGGCCAAGCTGGCACCAAGGTACAGAAGGTAAAGCAGTAA
- a CDS encoding SpaH/EbpB family LPXTG-anchored major pilin: MSRFSTRFVATVAASTIAFSSAGIGIPAAMAQDPTGTTAPSGAPAAPGPGTADLVNAGANVTLNIQKYEGDPVGGTGAPADPNNLKPLSGVQFKIERIDGIDLTTADGWGELAGITPASLGDNSVGYTTTITTNTDGLASINTGADSEFKVGVYRVTEIQKGGYTVAPPFLITLPYSGANGQWVYERTVYPKNQNVTPNKQVDASNASLGSNMKYTINAPVPAGNLTRFNINDQLISNLALQTDPAPVVTADGVQLETTDYTVTTDNNTLRVEFNEAGLSKLQAARQTNPALQVHVAFEAKVVSLPANGVITNTATVELPNGAQITTDVVDDDPATPDTPTSTTFGNLTITKTAAAETNPNLEGAQFQVFRCEQQDGKWTVLGDALNVATTDNGSALSTTLTTGTTVSNQSTAQAFGLPISYTAGGATGTVTFQYCAVETKAPEGFVRDPEPRHIDVNADTRAMTVTVDNKKDSILGQLPATGAWGIVLIFLLGAALLGRGLYTSFRDNKDQQATA, from the coding sequence ATGTCCAGATTCTCCACGCGCTTTGTCGCAACTGTTGCTGCATCCACCATCGCTTTTTCCTCCGCTGGCATCGGCATCCCTGCCGCCATGGCGCAGGATCCAACTGGAACTACCGCCCCTTCCGGCGCGCCTGCTGCTCCAGGTCCCGGCACCGCTGATTTGGTTAATGCGGGAGCCAACGTCACACTCAATATTCAGAAGTACGAAGGCGATCCAGTCGGTGGCACGGGTGCTCCGGCCGATCCAAATAATCTGAAGCCACTGTCAGGTGTGCAGTTCAAGATTGAACGAATCGATGGCATCGACCTGACCACGGCTGATGGTTGGGGAGAGCTGGCTGGCATCACCCCGGCCAGCCTCGGTGACAACTCGGTGGGATACACGACAACTATCACGACGAATACGGATGGTTTGGCCTCAATCAATACCGGGGCTGACTCTGAATTCAAGGTCGGTGTTTACCGCGTCACCGAAATCCAAAAGGGTGGCTACACCGTTGCTCCGCCGTTCTTGATCACATTGCCCTACTCCGGAGCCAACGGACAGTGGGTTTACGAGCGCACGGTGTACCCAAAGAACCAGAACGTCACCCCAAACAAGCAGGTTGATGCTTCCAACGCTTCTCTGGGAAGCAACATGAAGTACACCATCAATGCACCGGTTCCTGCGGGCAACCTCACACGGTTTAACATCAATGACCAGCTGATTTCCAACCTGGCTCTGCAAACCGACCCGGCTCCAGTTGTTACCGCCGATGGCGTACAGCTCGAAACAACGGACTACACCGTAACCACCGATAACAACACCCTGCGCGTGGAGTTCAACGAGGCCGGTTTGTCTAAGCTGCAAGCGGCCCGCCAGACGAACCCAGCGCTGCAGGTTCACGTTGCTTTTGAAGCGAAGGTAGTTTCTCTGCCGGCCAACGGAGTCATCACCAACACCGCGACCGTGGAGCTGCCAAATGGTGCACAGATCACTACGGACGTCGTTGACGATGACCCAGCCACCCCTGACACTCCAACCAGCACTACTTTTGGCAACCTGACCATCACAAAGACAGCTGCAGCCGAGACCAACCCCAACCTGGAAGGGGCCCAATTCCAGGTCTTCCGGTGTGAGCAGCAGGACGGTAAGTGGACGGTCCTTGGAGACGCTCTCAATGTGGCCACCACGGACAATGGCTCCGCACTGAGCACCACCCTGACCACCGGTACAACCGTTTCTAACCAATCCACCGCGCAAGCTTTTGGACTCCCCATTAGCTACACGGCTGGTGGCGCAACGGGCACCGTAACCTTCCAATATTGTGCCGTGGAAACCAAAGCACCTGAGGGTTTTGTGCGTGACCCAGAGCCACGTCACATCGACGTCAATGCCGACACTCGTGCGATGACTGTTACCGTCGACAACAAGAAGGATTCCATCCTAGGCCAGCTTCCCGCGACAGGTGCATGGGGTATTGTCCTGATCTTCCTATTGGGCGCAGCTCTGCTGGGGCGCGGTCTCTACACGAGCTTCCGCGATAACAAGGATCAGCAGGCAACCGCGTAA